In Silene latifolia isolate original U9 population chromosome 6, ASM4854445v1, whole genome shotgun sequence, the genomic window cctaatcacctcattccttaaccgatctttccttgtatgtccgcacatccacctcaacatgcgcatttccgccacactcatcttttgaatgtgacaatgtttcacgcccAACACTCGGAGTCGTAAAGTAGAGGGCAGCAgagcctaattgccgtgcgataaaattttccctttaatctttggggcatatctttatcgcatagaaaccccgaagcactcttccatttcaaccatcccgctttaattccgtgagccacatctccgtctaactccccatctttttgaataatagatcctagatatccgaagaaatccgaaccctcaacaacattcccatcgaaaataatactccccgcctctcgtcgatctcaaccccgccaccttagtgaacgacacctcaaatactcgccTTACTCCCCGCTCggctgaacccacgagtctctaaagtctgcctccacaattccaactttctctccacccctcttttgtctcatcaatcaacacaatatcatcagcaaacatcatacaccaagggatgtcgtcctgaatatcccttgtcaactcatccataactatagcaaagagaaaaggactaagtgcggaaccttgatgcaccccgatggtaataggaaattcttccgttctcccaacattagtgcgaacacttgcactagccccctcatacatgtcctttatgaggtcaatatattttcacgacacaccctttctcgccaaagcccaccaaagtacttctcttggtaccctatcatatgccttttccaagtcaataaaaaccactCCACTTTGATCTTCCCACtttattaaaatactcctcacatattaTATTAGAGAAGTGGAAAAATCAAAGTGGAAGGGAGTTTAGTATTATTTTTTAGGGGTGTGGTTGGGGCTTGACATACCACAGGATCACTAGTTCTCAGGTGGTGGATTTTGAGATTGgcaaaatgaaagaaaagggggtTGTGTCAGAAAAAGAGTTTCCTATCTAGGATGATTTCTTCAAATTGTCTCTCTTTAATCTCATTTACCATTTTGATGTGCCTAACCTTGAAGGAACGTTTAGAACCAACCTCTCGATTTTGTGAACTCAGGTGCCTCTTGGCTTTATTCCTTATTTTTACCTTTTCAGTTGTCCACTGTGAATCTGGGTTTAGTATGATATTTCCCGCTATAAAATTTTATGACCATCTTTTAGACGAGTCAAGACAAGGTTATTTATCACACTGCTTCACAGTTTCAGCCTACTACAGCAAGATTGTCTGCTTACTTTCTGTTCCGCGTATTGTTTATCATTTGCTCTTTCAATTCACTGACTTGAGCTTAATGTTGTTTGGCTTACAGAATGGGTAATCGGAAGAGAACGCTGAACTCTACTCCAAGTCTATTTAGAAATTTGGATAAGGCTGATCTAGGCGGTGTCATATTTGGCTGCAACGATAAAACCATTAACGAATGTCTCTCTAAGCAGCTTTTTGGTGTGTCATTACTTTACTCGTCTATAGCTTTGAAGAATTATGCCTATTTATCTCTTTACCTACCAGGCTACCATTTAACTTTTCCTTTTTTAAATTCGTGTCTTAATCTTGCAATTTTATTCCCAAATGCTTTATGATCTTGTATCTGAAAGGCCTTTCACTTGTATAAACTCCTTTTGATTATTTGATACTTACCTTTACAAGTAACATATCTTGGGCTGTACATTCTATTAAGACTGCTCTATTACTTTTGTTGACAGTTAATGTGTTATCCCTTGATCTCTTAACAGGTTTACCTTCTCAACACTTCACGTATGTAAAGAATATTGATCTTGGCTTGCCAATGTTTCTATTCAACTACTCGAAAAGGGCACTTCATGGAATTTATGAGGCTGCTAGTACTGGTCAGATGAATATTGATCCATATGGTTGGACTAGAGATGGTTCAGAGCGAACTGCATTTCCTGCTCAGGTACTGTAGGTTTGCTAGCTGTTTAATATTAACCATTTCATTTGCTGCAGACTGACGTGTAATTAGGTTCAATGAAGCTTTCCACCCTCAATTGTCATATTAATTGATACAGGTTCTTATACACACCCTGAAGAATTGCCGCCCTTTGCTAGAGAATCAGTTTTCACCAATAATTAAAGGGAATTACTATACTCCAAACCATTTCCGGTTTGAGCTAGATCATGTTCAAGCCAGCAAGTTGATCGCCTTGTTCTCAATGCAAGTGCTTGCACCATCTTCGTCTGTGATAAAAAATACAGGGAATCGGAAGATGTTAAATCCACGACAATTAAGATTGCTAAATGGAGAGAGTGATGGTACCATGTCATCTGATGCAATTGTTACTCCTAACTTTGATGATGATTCAAATGAGCATTTGATTCTTACAGACCCCTCTATATCTAATGGGGAAAAGCACCATTGCCTAAGCGATGATATGGAAGTAATTGGTAAGAATGACATGGAGCTGATATATGAAAAGTTACAAAAGTTGGCTGTGAATTTTAAACCGTTACTCTATTTCAGAAACCCAAGTTTATGAGCCTTTAAATGGCAATACGATGCATTTTGAGGCTGGTGGTTCACAAGAGAAACAAAGTGTTGAAGATGATAATGTCAAGGATAGCTCTTTATTGCCACCAGATTATCAGTCCATTATAACTCAGGTTGTTAGACAAGATTTATCTGATGTCATGATTTGTACATACCTTATCACCACGAGTCTATATAGTTTGGCTCTTTGCTATTTTACAGTTGATGCTAGAAGTTCAAGAGCTGAAGGCATTTAAGAAAGAATCCATTGATAAGATGGGACAACTGGAGCAAAAGCTGGTAAATCACCCTCCCTTGTATTCTAATATGTCGTTTTCTTGCTCACTTATTGATATTCCTTTTGGTATCTCGCATTTATGGACAATTTGTTTTCTTTCTTGTACATGGTTCATTGTGATTTTCACAGGTCAAGTTAGAATCAGTTAATCTTTCACAAAGTTATGATGATGGGACGGTGGTGCATATGGAGTCGGGCAGTGACCAGCCACTGGACGCAGATGATTTTATATATTTAGCAGGAGGTCATGATGGGAAATCATGGCTGGCATCTCTAGAATCCTATTATCCATCAAAAGATATTATTAAACCTCTGTGCCCTATGCACTCAGTTCGCTCGTATGCTTCTGTGACGAGATTTAATGGTGAAATTTATGTAATTGGGGGTGGTCCTGGTGGACATGAGGATTTGTGGTATGATACAGGTAGGAGGTGTTTACCGATCCCTttgtcttttcttttcttttctttctttttttttttttttttttttttttttttttttaaatttttttaatttaCTATGGGTCTCCAAACCAGTCTCTTTTTGTCAACCAACACAAGGGTAAGGTCTGTATTGTCATGTTAGTAGCTCTGAGAGCTGGCGCTGGGGTAATGTCTTAATGTTTTTTGATTTGTTATGTTAGTAGCTCTTGATATGGCTGTGTTTCTTTGCAGCTGAATGCTACAATCCTGTAAATAATGTTTGGACTTCACTCCCATGTTTGAGCAAGAAGAAGGGGAGCTTAGCTGCACTTACATTGCATGACAAAATATATGCATTGGGTGGTGGGAATGGAGTTGATTGCTTTTCTGATGTCGAAATGCTTGATCTCGATGTTGGGAGATGGATATGTGCTAGATCAATGTTGCAAAAGGTGAACTTGTTGAAACTGCACTTTCTCTTTTCAGTTGCCACTTGCCACCACTTATGGGCTGTTTGGTTAGGGGTCTaaaggaaagggaaagggaaacaaAGTTAATGATCCctttgtttgtgtttgtttgacacaaacaaagGAAATAGAATTCCCTCCCTTACCCCCAAATCCCTCTAACTCCTTACCCCTCAACTCCCAAGGGAATGGGATTCCATTACCTGAGGTGGACGTCGGCGGAGCACAATATTGAATAGAGAACGACTGGACGGTGGAGCACAATATTGAAATTGAGGTGGACGTCGGCGATGGGGGCAGGGTCGCTGGTGACGTCGACCGGCGAGGGTGGGGGTGTAGTCTTGGCTGTTTTTGATAGTTGTGGTTGAATTGAGTGGTGGTTGTAGTTTGTGTTATTCCCTTTGATGAACGGACCAAACAATTAGGAAAGTTGTGGTTAATCGCATTCCTTTCCACTTGTTTCCCTTTCCGATTGCCTTTCCCCTTCCCTTTCCCTAATGCGAACCAACCGGCCCCTTAGTATATTGAGGACAGTTTTTGAATTTGAACTCGCTGGCATCCTTTGATTTCTCAAGTAAATAACAATGTGTATATCTGTTCATACTTCATATTTATTAATTTTGTTGTCAAATTTATGCAAATTCATTTTTTGTGTAGAGGTTTGCTCTTGCCGCAGTTGAGCTTAACGGTGCTCTTTATGCTGCTGGTGGCTTTGACGGGAAAGATTACTTGAGGTAATGCCTTTATGGTTTTCCATTACTACCCCATTGATGTGTGCGGTGCGCCTCAACGGC contains:
- the LOC141587035 gene encoding uncharacterized protein LOC141587035: MGNRKRTLNSTPSLFRNLDKADLGGVIFGCNDKTINECLSKQLFGLPSQHFTYVKNIDLGLPMFLFNYSKRALHGIYEAASTGQMNIDPYGWTRDGSERTAFPAQVLIHTLKNCRPLLENQFSPIIKGNYYTPNHFRFELDHVQASKLIALFSMQVLAPSSSVIKNTGNRKMLNPRQLRLLNGESDGTMSSDAIVTPNFDDDSNEHLILTDPSISNGEKHHCLSDDMEVIETQVYEPLNGNTMHFEAGGSQEKQSVEDDNVKDSSLLPPDYQSIITQLMLEVQELKAFKKESIDKMGQLEQKLVKLESVNLSQSYDDGTVVHMESGSDQPLDADDFIYLAGGHDGKSWLASLESYYPSKDIIKPLCPMHSVRSYASVTRFNGEIYVIGGGPGGHEDLWYDTAECYNPVNNVWTSLPCLSKKKGSLAALTLHDKIYALGGGNGVDCFSDVEMLDLDVGRWICARSMLQKRFALAAVELNGALYAAGGFDGKDYLSSAERFDPREHSWSRLGSMNSKRGCHAMVVLNEKLYAVGGFDGSAMVESVEVYDPRLGTWMIDAPMNYQRGYAAAAVLNNNIYVIGGLDHSQNIVDKVEQYEEGCGWQVTGLKAIGKRCFASAIV